A window from Theropithecus gelada isolate Dixy chromosome 1, Tgel_1.0, whole genome shotgun sequence encodes these proteins:
- the NHLH2 gene encoding helix-loop-helix protein 2 — MMLSPDQAADSDHPSSAHSDPESLGGTDTKVLGSVSDLEPVEEAEGDGKGGSRAALYPHPQQLSREEKRRRRRATAKYRSAHATRERIRVEAFNLAFAELRKLLPTLPPDKKLSKIEILRLAICYISYLNHVLDV, encoded by the coding sequence atgatGCTGAGTCCGGACCAAGCCGCAGATTCGGACCATCCCAGCTCGGCGCACTCGGATCCGGAGTCCCTGGGCGGCACGGACACCAAGGTGCTGGGCAGCGTGTCGGACCTGGAGCCGGTGGAGGAGGCCGAGGGCGACGGCAAGGGCGGCAGCCGGGCCGCGCTCTACCCGCATCCGCAGCAGCTGAGCCGCGAGGAGAAGCGCCGCCGCCGGCGCGCCACCGCCAAGTACCGCTCGGCCCACGCCACCCGCGAGCGCATCCGCGTGGAAGCCTTCAACTTGGCCTTCGCCGAGCTCCGCAAATTGCTGCCCACGCTGCCCCCGGACAAGAAGCTCTCCAAGATCGAGATCCTGCGCCTGGCCATCTGCTACATCTCCTATCTCAACCATGTCCTGGACGTGTAG